The following coding sequences lie in one Spinacia oleracea cultivar Varoflay chromosome 1, BTI_SOV_V1, whole genome shotgun sequence genomic window:
- the LOC110779741 gene encoding uncharacterized protein isoform X1, which produces MVYLFDLLHLGWYLKLLEFILVFIDTNSEFTSRSERKEAANNTLSAYQAVQGKREQDYINWATNVAVGLGVGWYVSNCMTFSPFSEASLATCVNDEKDVMSYTT; this is translated from the exons ATGGTTTATTTATTCGATTTATTACATCTGGGATGGTATCTAAAATTGCTTGAATTCATTCTTGTTTTCATTGATACTAATTCTGAGTTTACCTCTAGATCTGAGAGGAAGGAGGCGGCTAATAATACTCTCTCTGCCTACCAAGCTGTTCAg GGTAAAAGAGAACAAGACTATATTAACTGGGCAACTAATGTGGCTGTTGGGCTTGGCGTTGGATGGTATGTCTCTAACTGTATGACTTTTAGTCCATTCTCAGAAGCAAGTCTAGCAACTTGTGTGAATGATGAGAAAGATGTTATGAGTTATACGACTTGA
- the LOC110779741 gene encoding uncharacterized protein isoform X2 — MVYLFDLLHLGWYLKLLEFILVFIDTNSEFTSRSERKEAANNTLSAYQAVQGKREQDYINWATNVAVGLGVGCLRIQASGLLVVAPPALK; from the exons ATGGTTTATTTATTCGATTTATTACATCTGGGATGGTATCTAAAATTGCTTGAATTCATTCTTGTTTTCATTGATACTAATTCTGAGTTTACCTCTAGATCTGAGAGGAAGGAGGCGGCTAATAATACTCTCTCTGCCTACCAAGCTGTTCAg GGTAAAAGAGAACAAGACTATATTAACTGGGCAACTAATGTGGCTGTTGGGCTTGGCGTTGGATG CTTACGAATTCAGGCATCAGGATTGCTCGTGGTTGCCCCGCCGGCCTTGAAATGA